From one Luteipulveratus mongoliensis genomic stretch:
- a CDS encoding ATP-binding cassette domain-containing protein: protein MTTPVIQLNDVRRDFRRPRTSLLKPAPVVHALRGITLDIATGERFGIVGESGCGKSTLLRIIAGLDRPTSGSVQVEGREISRLRESRLGFLRDQMQLVLQDPMSSLDPRMRVRDIVAEPLVAQGKPHPPERIAELLESVGLSADAAGRYPHQFSGGQRQRISIARALAPDPRILVADEPVSALDVSVRAQVLNLILEIVERLDLTLVFVSHDLSVVRHVCERVAVMRAGEVVEVGATDQVYEEPAHAYTRSLVAAIPHLADALAGRTAADLAAGAKMTTDRQELDRE, encoded by the coding sequence ATGACCACGCCGGTGATCCAGCTCAACGACGTACGCCGAGACTTCCGCCGGCCGCGCACATCACTGCTCAAGCCCGCACCTGTCGTCCATGCGCTGCGCGGGATCACCCTCGACATCGCGACCGGCGAGCGGTTCGGGATCGTGGGGGAGTCTGGCTGCGGCAAGTCGACCCTGTTGCGCATCATCGCCGGCCTCGACCGTCCGACGAGCGGGAGCGTCCAGGTGGAGGGCCGGGAGATCAGCCGGTTGCGCGAGAGCCGGCTCGGCTTCCTGCGTGACCAGATGCAGCTCGTCCTGCAGGACCCGATGAGCTCGCTCGACCCGCGGATGCGGGTGCGCGACATCGTCGCCGAACCCCTTGTGGCACAAGGCAAACCGCATCCTCCGGAGCGGATCGCCGAGCTGCTGGAGTCGGTCGGGCTGTCCGCGGATGCGGCTGGTCGCTACCCGCACCAGTTCTCCGGTGGTCAGCGGCAGCGCATCTCGATCGCCCGCGCGCTCGCGCCGGATCCGCGCATCCTGGTGGCCGACGAGCCGGTCAGTGCGCTCGACGTGTCCGTGCGTGCCCAGGTGCTCAACCTGATCCTCGAGATCGTCGAACGCCTCGATCTCACATTGGTTTTCGTCTCTCATGACCTGTCCGTTGTCCGCCACGTGTGCGAGCGCGTGGCAGTGATGCGCGCGGGTGAGGTGGTGGAGGTCGGTGCCACCGACCAGGTCTACGAGGAGCCGGCGCACGCGTACACCCGGTCCCTGGTCGCAGCGATCCCGCACCTCGCCGATGCCCTCGCCGGCCGTACCGCCGCCGACCTCGCCGCGGGCGCGAAGATGACCACCGATCGTCAGGAGCTGGATCGTGAGTGA
- a CDS encoding SDR family NAD(P)-dependent oxidoreductase: MDYATMFDLTGRKALVVGGAGGIGRAAVGGLAAHGAEVVVADVQADAAKAVADEVTVSGGSAQAYELNVLDPQAISQAVADLDPVDILVLTAAVNVRKRMLDYTSEDFDKVIGLNLKSSFAMISAFGRGMAERGSGSIIAFTSIRSITVEPGQSAYAATKAGLLQVVRTAAAELGPQGVRVNAVAPGVVETPLTQPILDNKEWADAYAAKSALGRWSKPDELAGAVVYLASDAASYVTGTQILVDGGWTAIDGRYDPPA, translated from the coding sequence ATGGACTACGCGACGATGTTCGACCTGACCGGACGCAAGGCCCTCGTGGTCGGTGGCGCGGGCGGCATCGGGCGCGCCGCAGTCGGTGGTCTCGCCGCCCACGGTGCGGAGGTGGTAGTCGCCGACGTGCAGGCCGATGCGGCGAAGGCCGTGGCGGATGAGGTGACTGTGAGCGGCGGCTCAGCACAGGCATACGAATTGAATGTCCTTGACCCGCAAGCGATCTCGCAGGCCGTCGCCGACCTCGATCCCGTCGACATCCTCGTGCTGACCGCCGCCGTCAACGTCCGCAAGCGGATGCTGGACTACACCTCCGAGGACTTCGACAAGGTCATCGGACTCAACCTCAAGAGCTCGTTCGCGATGATCAGTGCGTTCGGCCGAGGTATGGCGGAGCGTGGCAGTGGCAGCATCATCGCGTTCACGTCGATCCGTTCGATCACGGTCGAGCCTGGCCAAAGTGCTTATGCCGCAACGAAAGCCGGCCTGCTCCAAGTGGTTCGCACGGCCGCCGCAGAGCTCGGCCCGCAGGGCGTCCGGGTCAACGCCGTCGCACCCGGCGTCGTCGAGACCCCGCTGACGCAGCCGATCCTCGACAACAAGGAGTGGGCCGACGCGTACGCCGCCAAGTCAGCCCTGGGCCGCTGGTCGAAGCCGGACGAGCTCGCCGGAGCGGTGGTCTACCTCGCCAGCGACGCGGCGTCTTACGTCACCGGCACCCAGATCCTGGTCGACGGCGGTTGGACCGCGATCGACGGCCGCTACGACCCGCCGGCCTGA
- a CDS encoding ABC transporter permease, translating into MRRLNPSLIAGAVLVAAVVLLALISFVWTPQDPGLVVPDDRLATPSGAHWLGADKLGRDVFAQILVGARTTLFVGIVSVGIAAVIGVPLGIVAAMTSPRLRWLGEVLMRINDLLLAFPALLLAIMLGAVYGASVLTAMIAIGIATVPVFARVVRSGALQVMGAEYVVAARAAGRRPLAIGVRHVLPNVMSLIIVQASVSFAIAILAEAALSFLGLGAPPDVPSWGRMLQESQSLLGQAPRLAIIPGVAIALAVLGFNLLGDGLRDMLDPRMERRAQVAARDDAGSAT; encoded by the coding sequence ATGAGACGCCTCAACCCGAGCCTCATCGCCGGGGCCGTCCTCGTGGCCGCCGTGGTCCTCCTCGCCCTGATCTCGTTCGTCTGGACGCCGCAGGATCCCGGCCTCGTCGTGCCCGACGACCGGCTCGCCACACCATCCGGCGCGCACTGGCTCGGTGCCGACAAGCTCGGCCGAGACGTCTTCGCGCAGATCCTGGTCGGCGCCCGGACGACACTCTTCGTCGGCATCGTCTCGGTCGGCATCGCAGCCGTGATCGGCGTACCTCTCGGCATCGTCGCCGCCATGACGAGCCCTCGACTGCGTTGGCTCGGCGAAGTCCTCATGCGCATCAACGACCTGCTCCTCGCGTTCCCCGCGCTGCTGCTGGCGATCATGCTCGGAGCGGTCTACGGGGCGAGCGTGCTGACCGCGATGATCGCGATCGGTATCGCAACGGTCCCGGTCTTCGCCCGTGTCGTCCGCAGCGGCGCCCTCCAGGTCATGGGCGCCGAGTACGTCGTCGCCGCCCGCGCCGCGGGTCGACGGCCACTGGCCATCGGCGTACGTCACGTCCTGCCCAACGTGATGAGCCTGATCATCGTGCAGGCGTCGGTGTCCTTCGCCATCGCGATCCTGGCGGAGGCGGCGCTGTCGTTCCTCGGCCTCGGCGCGCCGCCCGACGTGCCCTCGTGGGGGCGGATGCTGCAGGAGAGCCAGTCGCTCCTGGGGCAGGCGCCACGCCTCGCGATCATCCCTGGAGTCGCAATTGCGTTGGCAGTACTAGGTTTCAACCTTCTCGGTGATGGACTGAGGGACATGCTCGACCCACGGATGGAGCGACGCGCCCAGGTCGCGGCGCGTGATGACGCGGGGAGCGCAACATGA
- a CDS encoding HNH endonuclease signature motif containing protein: MAVQPTDQQPRGEAMVSAAQAAVESLDVIDGDGLWSLSGVQVEELLALTGAARAVLDRVEVAVLREGIGRGLHREHGFGVVDWVATVQRRGVEARVGLPPDPSHVSRVNRVAAAADRTAARPVWEAFVAGAVGLGKADQLVRFVTDVAPVAEPAPLAETVDILVGAAAETPERAGLTPRELRVAIGRAGQLLKPERDLDAEQDAAGRGRALFKQAGPAGLAEYRVLLDPEGAATIDAAIAGLSAPVPGPDGEPDPRPAATRRADALIEVVRRGVSAPGEQPKAAKAQVVVTLPWEELAEDLGRAGVRVGAGAGVAARAGAGTTATGEVLSAQVVRRMACDAGIVPMVLGSAGEVLDVGREVRLFTPAQRRTLWQRDQGCTFPGCTIPAQWCDAHHVVWWSRGGRTDLANAALLCQRHHTLVHRRDLTAAISPTGVVWRLDQAVGHT; the protein is encoded by the coding sequence ATGGCCGTTCAACCGACTGATCAGCAGCCTCGAGGAGAGGCGATGGTCAGTGCTGCCCAGGCTGCGGTCGAGTCCTTGGATGTGATCGACGGCGACGGGCTGTGGTCGTTGTCGGGAGTCCAGGTCGAGGAACTGCTGGCGCTCACGGGTGCAGCGCGTGCCGTGCTGGACCGGGTCGAGGTCGCGGTGCTGCGTGAGGGCATCGGCCGGGGTCTGCATCGGGAGCACGGCTTCGGGGTCGTGGACTGGGTGGCCACCGTTCAGCGCCGCGGTGTCGAGGCGCGGGTCGGGTTGCCCCCGGATCCGTCGCACGTCTCGCGGGTCAACCGGGTCGCGGCTGCTGCAGACCGGACGGCAGCGCGGCCGGTGTGGGAGGCGTTCGTCGCGGGCGCGGTGGGTCTGGGCAAGGCTGATCAGCTGGTGCGGTTCGTGACCGACGTCGCGCCCGTGGCCGAGCCGGCGCCGCTCGCGGAGACGGTCGACATCCTGGTGGGGGCTGCTGCTGAGACTCCTGAGCGCGCGGGCCTGACACCGCGCGAGCTGCGGGTCGCGATCGGTCGTGCCGGTCAGCTGTTGAAGCCGGAGCGCGATCTCGATGCGGAGCAGGATGCTGCCGGGCGTGGTCGGGCCTTGTTCAAGCAGGCAGGGCCGGCGGGTCTGGCGGAGTATCGAGTGCTTCTTGATCCCGAAGGTGCCGCGACCATCGACGCTGCGATCGCCGGCTTGTCCGCACCGGTGCCGGGTCCCGACGGCGAACCCGACCCGCGCCCTGCCGCCACGCGTCGTGCGGACGCTCTCATCGAGGTCGTGCGACGAGGCGTCTCCGCGCCGGGCGAGCAGCCGAAGGCCGCTAAGGCGCAGGTCGTGGTCACGCTGCCGTGGGAAGAGCTGGCCGAGGATCTCGGCCGAGCCGGGGTTCGGGTGGGAGCCGGGGCAGGGGTTGCCGCGCGCGCTGGGGCCGGCACGACCGCGACCGGCGAGGTGCTGTCAGCGCAGGTCGTACGCCGGATGGCGTGTGATGCGGGGATCGTGCCGATGGTCCTCGGCTCGGCCGGTGAGGTGCTTGATGTGGGTCGCGAGGTGCGGTTGTTCACCCCGGCGCAGCGGCGGACGCTGTGGCAGCGAGATCAGGGCTGCACCTTCCCAGGGTGCACGATCCCGGCGCAGTGGTGCGACGCGCACCACGTGGTCTGGTGGTCGCGCGGCGGCCGCACAGACCTGGCCAACGCGGCGTTGCTGTGTCAGCGGCACCACACGCTCGTCCACCGCCGCGACCTGACCGCGGCCATCAGCCCGACCGGTGTTGTTTGGCGGCTGGACCAAGCCGTTGGCCATACCTGA
- a CDS encoding P1 family peptidase, with product MSELKAGPTNTLTDVAGVRVGHAQRTGDGWLSGTTCVLAPDAGAVAGVDVRGGGPGTRETDLLDPRNLVERIHAIVLSGGSAYGLATASGVMDALGRKGIGLEMGEPGEVVPLVPAAVIFDLKRGGDFTKRPDAAMGEAAYDAAVASEPGAAVQQGNVGGGTGAKAGGLKGGVGSASLVLADGTTVAAIAVANPMGSPVDPQTGELYAARFGLPGEFDLRQPDPAELETALRLASERELTSGLRYGMATIIGVIATDATLTKAQCQKVAGIGHDGMARAVRPVHTMFDGDTLFAMATGERDAPDMVAFHGLLEGAADCVTRAIGHAMLAAETVEAADIRWRSYREAFPSAFA from the coding sequence GTGAGTGAGCTGAAGGCAGGGCCGACCAACACGCTGACCGACGTAGCTGGCGTACGCGTCGGGCATGCCCAGCGGACTGGTGACGGTTGGCTGTCCGGGACGACGTGCGTGCTCGCGCCCGATGCCGGAGCGGTCGCCGGGGTCGACGTACGCGGCGGTGGCCCGGGCACCCGCGAGACCGACCTGCTCGACCCGCGCAACCTCGTCGAGCGCATCCACGCGATCGTGCTGAGCGGTGGCAGTGCATACGGTCTGGCAACGGCCTCCGGTGTGATGGATGCGTTGGGGCGCAAGGGAATCGGCCTCGAGATGGGGGAGCCTGGCGAAGTCGTACCGCTCGTGCCGGCTGCGGTGATCTTCGACCTCAAGCGCGGCGGCGACTTCACCAAACGGCCGGACGCAGCCATGGGAGAGGCGGCGTACGACGCGGCCGTCGCCTCCGAGCCTGGCGCGGCAGTGCAGCAGGGCAACGTCGGCGGTGGCACGGGCGCCAAGGCCGGCGGACTCAAGGGAGGGGTGGGCTCCGCGAGCCTCGTCCTCGCGGACGGCACCACGGTCGCGGCCATAGCCGTCGCGAACCCCATGGGCTCGCCCGTCGACCCGCAGACCGGCGAGCTGTACGCCGCCCGGTTCGGTCTCCCTGGAGAGTTCGACCTGCGTCAGCCCGACCCGGCTGAGCTGGAGACCGCGCTCCGCCTGGCCAGCGAGCGCGAGCTGACGTCCGGTCTGCGCTACGGCATGGCGACCATCATCGGCGTGATCGCGACTGATGCCACGCTGACCAAGGCGCAGTGCCAGAAGGTCGCCGGCATCGGCCACGACGGCATGGCTCGCGCGGTGCGCCCGGTGCACACGATGTTCGACGGCGACACGCTCTTCGCGATGGCGACCGGTGAGCGCGACGCGCCGGACATGGTGGCGTTCCATGGCCTGCTCGAGGGTGCCGCGGACTGTGTGACCCGTGCGATCGGCCACGCGATGCTGGCGGCAGAGACGGTCGAGGCGGCCGACATCCGATGGCGTTCCTACCGCGAGGCCTTCCCCAGCGCCTTCGCCTGA
- a CDS encoding GNAT family N-acetyltransferase: MKRPTLRTDRIELRPLTDEHLEHLVELDSDPEVMRYLTGRARTREEVEKVHAGRTDPALDEAGVGYWVGFDGDTFLGWWLLTPPDGPEFGGAESVEIGYRLMQSQWRRGYASEGSRELLRYVFENTSYTRVFADTMAVNAGSRAVMESIGLTYQRTYHVHFDNPLPGTEQGEVIYDITREQWLAWVAGRAQGQAGGS, from the coding sequence GTGAAGCGACCCACCTTGCGTACCGACCGGATCGAGCTCCGACCGCTCACCGACGAGCATCTTGAGCACCTCGTCGAGCTGGACAGCGATCCTGAGGTGATGCGCTACCTCACCGGCCGCGCACGCACCCGCGAGGAGGTCGAGAAGGTGCACGCCGGGCGTACGGACCCTGCGCTCGACGAGGCAGGGGTCGGCTACTGGGTCGGCTTCGACGGCGACACGTTCTTGGGCTGGTGGCTGCTCACTCCGCCCGACGGTCCGGAGTTCGGCGGCGCGGAGTCGGTCGAGATCGGTTATCGCCTGATGCAGTCGCAGTGGCGGCGCGGGTACGCGAGCGAGGGCTCACGGGAGCTGCTGCGGTATGTCTTCGAAAACACCTCGTACACCAGGGTTTTCGCGGACACGATGGCCGTGAATGCCGGCTCGCGAGCGGTCATGGAGTCCATCGGGCTGACCTACCAACGGACCTATCACGTGCACTTCGACAACCCGCTGCCCGGCACCGAGCAGGGCGAGGTCATCTACGACATCACGCGCGAGCAGTGGCTCGCCTGGGTAGCCGGGCGCGCCCAGGGTCAGGCCGGCGGGTCGTAG
- a CDS encoding ABC transporter ATP-binding protein, which yields MSEVLQAEGLSVYAGGLPLIEDVSFTIGRGERVGLIGESGSGKSLTALALMGLLPEELSAGGSVRLGSTQIIGSPEGTLAPLRGQQMSMVFQEPMTALNPTMRVGDQVAETMRLHRTHSNRKAARAAAVKLLDDVGLPSPAEAARAYPHQLSGGQRQRVVAAIALANDPELLICDEPTTALDVTVQALVLDLITRGVAARESALLFITHDLGVVATVCDRVLVMYGGRIVEAGEVQDVFTRPQHRYTAGLLAASDLAVNDAGQLLTIPGAVPQAGAFPAGCVFRNRCAAATSECETLPDWTGDDPEHGHACVHPVGVPA from the coding sequence ATGAGCGAGGTACTGCAGGCCGAGGGCCTGTCGGTGTACGCCGGTGGCCTGCCTCTCATCGAGGACGTCTCGTTCACGATCGGTCGGGGCGAGCGCGTCGGCCTGATCGGCGAGTCGGGTTCGGGCAAGTCGTTGACGGCTCTGGCGCTCATGGGCCTGCTCCCTGAGGAGCTGAGTGCGGGCGGCTCCGTCCGACTGGGCTCGACCCAGATCATCGGATCACCCGAGGGCACGCTGGCGCCCTTGCGAGGGCAGCAGATGTCGATGGTGTTCCAGGAGCCGATGACCGCGCTCAACCCCACGATGCGCGTCGGTGACCAGGTCGCCGAGACCATGCGTCTGCATCGAACACACAGCAACCGCAAGGCTGCTCGCGCTGCCGCGGTCAAGCTGCTGGACGACGTCGGGTTGCCGTCGCCCGCGGAGGCGGCGCGGGCGTACCCTCACCAGCTCTCCGGCGGTCAGCGGCAGCGGGTGGTGGCCGCGATCGCCCTCGCCAACGATCCCGAGCTATTGATCTGCGACGAGCCGACCACAGCGCTCGATGTGACCGTGCAGGCGCTCGTGCTGGACCTCATCACCCGCGGTGTGGCCGCGAGGGAGTCGGCTCTGCTGTTCATCACGCACGACCTCGGCGTCGTCGCGACGGTGTGCGATCGAGTGCTGGTGATGTACGGCGGCCGCATCGTCGAGGCGGGGGAGGTCCAGGACGTCTTCACTCGCCCCCAGCACCGCTACACCGCGGGGCTGTTGGCCGCGTCGGACCTGGCTGTCAACGATGCAGGGCAGCTGCTCACGATCCCGGGCGCGGTGCCTCAGGCGGGAGCATTTCCCGCGGGCTGCGTCTTCCGCAACCGTTGCGCCGCAGCAACATCCGAGTGTGAGACGTTGCCCGACTGGACCGGCGACGATCCTGAGCACGGTCACGCGTGTGTCCACCCGGTGGGGGTGCCCGCATGA
- a CDS encoding DUF6318 family protein has protein sequence MQASPFRATATSVALAALVGTTLLTGCDDSGSEGGSTPTSSASSTTSAPSSPPASSTSASPTSSALGPGLPGVPANARANTEAAAIAFTKHYINQVNHTRMAPKTGVIEPFGLPGCKSCTAFAGSIQYLKENGERYSAPLLLVSRATRITGESGMVIQVGFNATTVPVIGRDGTTSRTQRASADYVAVYFLRWAADGWRVKEIKEAA, from the coding sequence ATGCAGGCCAGCCCTTTCCGCGCGACCGCGACCAGCGTTGCGCTGGCTGCACTCGTCGGTACGACGCTCCTCACCGGTTGCGACGACTCCGGTTCGGAGGGTGGCAGCACTCCCACGTCGTCTGCGAGCTCGACGACGTCCGCGCCCTCGTCACCTCCGGCCAGCAGTACGTCCGCCTCACCGACCTCGTCCGCACTCGGCCCCGGACTGCCCGGCGTCCCCGCCAATGCCCGTGCCAACACCGAAGCCGCCGCCATCGCCTTCACCAAGCACTACATCAACCAGGTCAATCACACTCGGATGGCACCAAAGACTGGGGTCATCGAGCCATTCGGGCTGCCCGGCTGCAAATCGTGCACCGCCTTCGCCGGAAGCATCCAGTACCTCAAGGAGAACGGAGAAAGGTACTCGGCTCCACTTCTCCTGGTGTCACGCGCTACCCGGATCACCGGCGAAAGCGGAATGGTCATCCAAGTCGGATTCAACGCGACGACCGTTCCCGTGATCGGCCGCGACGGCACAACGTCACGCACCCAGCGCGCATCTGCCGACTACGTAGCCGTCTACTTCCTCAGGTGGGCAGCCGACGGCTGGCGAGTCAAAGAAATAAAGGAAGCGGCGTGA
- a CDS encoding ABC transporter permease: MILRLLTRLGILMASLAISTVVVFAFMVVLPGNPARVALGVNASDDAVAQLERDYGLDRPKVTQYFDWVGGLLHFDLGTSYISRAAIGPQVADRLQVTLWLVATSMIVAVLIAVPLGILMAVRHRKLSGLVLSALSQLGVAIPAFLAGLLLVALFAVRLGWLPANGWTAPADDPVMFLKQLVLPVVSLGIVQGALLARYVRSAVLDVMREDYIRTARAKGLRPMPALVRHGLRNAAIPVVTVLGLQLSTLLVGAVVIERVFVIPGLGSGLLDAVANRDLLMVQDIVVLLVAAVLIVNFVVDVLYLVIDPRLRSSR, from the coding sequence ATGATCCTTCGTCTGCTGACCAGGCTCGGCATTCTCATGGCGAGTCTGGCCATCAGCACGGTCGTGGTGTTCGCCTTCATGGTCGTGCTGCCAGGCAACCCGGCGCGAGTTGCGTTGGGGGTCAACGCATCTGACGACGCGGTGGCTCAGCTGGAGCGCGACTACGGCCTGGATCGACCCAAGGTGACGCAGTACTTCGACTGGGTCGGAGGGCTGCTGCACTTCGACCTCGGTACGTCCTACATCTCGCGTGCCGCGATCGGCCCGCAGGTCGCCGATCGCCTGCAGGTGACACTCTGGCTCGTTGCCACGTCGATGATCGTCGCCGTGCTCATCGCGGTGCCGCTCGGCATCCTGATGGCCGTCCGCCACCGCAAGCTCTCGGGCCTCGTGCTCTCGGCGCTGTCCCAGCTTGGTGTCGCGATCCCGGCCTTCCTCGCGGGCCTGCTGCTGGTGGCGCTGTTCGCGGTCCGGCTCGGCTGGCTGCCGGCCAACGGCTGGACCGCGCCCGCCGACGACCCGGTGATGTTCCTCAAGCAGCTGGTCCTCCCGGTTGTCAGCCTGGGCATCGTGCAGGGCGCCCTGCTCGCCCGATACGTACGATCCGCGGTCCTCGACGTGATGCGCGAGGACTACATCCGTACGGCGCGCGCCAAGGGTCTGCGGCCCATGCCCGCCCTCGTACGCCACGGGTTGCGCAACGCGGCGATCCCGGTGGTGACCGTGCTCGGACTGCAGCTCTCGACTCTTCTGGTCGGCGCCGTGGTCATCGAGCGAGTCTTCGTGATCCCGGGCCTCGGCTCGGGTCTGCTGGACGCCGTCGCCAACCGGGACCTGTTGATGGTGCAGGACATCGTGGTGCTGCTCGTGGCGGCAGTGCTGATCGTCAACTTCGTCGTCGACGTGCTCTACCTGGTCATCGATCCACGTCTGCGGAGCAGCCGATGA
- a CDS encoding ABC transporter substrate-binding protein: protein MSLRRTRVVVAVLGVSLVAGCSAGSTKDDQTGSAPTTSGSGAPGSSAPSGPSNDGITIGLIAEPASLDFTKNDGAAIPQAELGNIYETLVKQDQNGKVVNGLATKRSVEKDRKTYTFDLPANATFSNGTPLTADDVVYSINQVKTKWTIGLKAKMDPVASVKALSPTKVQVLLKQPSNNWLFDMTTRIGAIFPKAGGDLANKPIGSGPYTFTKWARGDSIVLTRNEKYWGTKPHFKTVTLKYFKDPTSLNNALLSKTINVVSTVQAPESLSQFSPDKYQIIEGTTNGEIVLSMNNARAPFNDKRVRQAVRYGINHKGLIDTCWAGHGEQIGSMVPPTDPWYEDLTKVTPYDQQKAKDLLKQSGKAGTTIRLRLPALPYATACGPVVKSMLEQVGFKVKLDTLEFPAAWLSNVFTNADYDMSMISHVEPRDLPTVFGDPKYYTKFSDPQMQTYLKAADSGTETDQVANMKKAARLLVDDAAADFLFLLPNLMVADKGITGLPKNAITEGFDLAALSR, encoded by the coding sequence ATGTCCCTCCGTCGTACCCGAGTTGTGGTGGCAGTGCTGGGCGTCAGCCTGGTGGCCGGATGTTCGGCCGGCTCCACCAAGGACGACCAGACGGGCAGCGCGCCGACCACCAGCGGATCAGGTGCGCCAGGGTCGAGCGCGCCGAGCGGACCGAGCAACGACGGCATCACCATCGGCCTCATCGCTGAGCCGGCCAGCCTCGACTTCACCAAGAATGATGGCGCCGCGATCCCGCAGGCCGAGCTGGGCAACATCTACGAGACGCTCGTCAAGCAGGACCAGAACGGGAAAGTCGTCAACGGACTCGCGACCAAGCGGTCGGTCGAGAAGGACCGCAAGACCTACACGTTCGACCTGCCGGCCAACGCCACCTTCTCCAACGGAACGCCCCTCACCGCGGACGACGTCGTCTACTCGATCAACCAGGTCAAGACGAAGTGGACCATCGGTCTCAAGGCGAAGATGGACCCCGTCGCGTCCGTGAAGGCGCTCAGCCCGACGAAGGTCCAGGTCCTCCTCAAGCAGCCCAGCAACAACTGGCTGTTCGACATGACGACTCGCATCGGCGCGATCTTCCCCAAGGCCGGCGGCGACCTCGCCAACAAGCCGATCGGCTCCGGCCCCTACACGTTCACCAAGTGGGCGCGCGGCGACTCGATCGTGCTGACCCGCAACGAGAAGTACTGGGGCACCAAGCCGCACTTCAAGACGGTGACGCTGAAGTACTTCAAGGACCCGACGTCCCTCAACAACGCGCTGCTCTCCAAGACGATCAACGTCGTCAGCACCGTGCAGGCGCCCGAGTCGCTGTCGCAGTTCTCGCCCGACAAGTACCAGATCATCGAAGGCACGACTAACGGCGAGATCGTCCTGTCGATGAACAACGCGCGAGCACCGTTCAACGACAAGCGAGTTCGTCAGGCGGTCCGCTACGGCATCAACCACAAGGGCCTCATCGACACCTGCTGGGCCGGCCATGGTGAGCAGATCGGCTCGATGGTCCCGCCGACCGATCCTTGGTACGAGGACCTCACCAAGGTGACGCCCTACGACCAGCAGAAGGCCAAGGACCTGCTCAAGCAGTCAGGCAAGGCCGGTACGACGATCCGCTTGCGTCTCCCCGCACTGCCTTATGCGACCGCTTGCGGTCCGGTCGTGAAGAGCATGCTCGAGCAGGTCGGCTTCAAGGTGAAGCTCGACACCCTGGAGTTCCCCGCGGCGTGGCTGAGCAACGTCTTCACCAACGCTGACTACGACATGTCGATGATCAGTCACGTCGAACCCCGTGACCTGCCAACGGTTTTCGGCGACCCGAAGTACTACACCAAGTTCTCCGACCCGCAGATGCAGACCTACCTCAAGGCGGCTGACTCCGGCACGGAGACCGATCAGGTCGCCAACATGAAGAAGGCAGCACGGCTCCTCGTGGACGACGCAGCCGCCGACTTCCTGTTCCTGCTGCCCAACCTGATGGTCGCCGACAAGGGCATCACCGGACTGCCCAAGAACGCCATCACCGAAGGCTTCGACCTGGCCGCGCTCAGCCGCTGA